DNA from Chitinophaga pendula:
ACAGTTGAATAGCGTCATTGTCATTCAACCCCTGAAAACCAGTTGTTACAACCCTATCTCCTGCCTGTAATCCACTTACAACTTGTGCTTTATCATTGTAAGTACGACCTACTTCAATATCCTTACGTTTAGCCGTCATGTTTTTACCACTGCCTTGCGCCAGGATCACATAAGGCTTACCTTGAGAATACTGGATCACGCCCACCGGAATAGTAATGGAATTGTTAGCCGTATAATCTACAATACGCAGTTTAGCGATCATATTAGGTCTTAAAACAGCATCTGTTTGCAAAGGGATCTCTACCCGGATAGTGCGGCTTAGTGGATCGATAGTCTTGGCAGCAAAACCAATCTTAGTACGCAGCTCTTTATTAATATCTGGGAATTCGATCAATACAGCGTCACCGGTTTTCACCTTACCGGCATACGCTTCTGCCACATCGGCTACCACCTTAAGATTGCTGGCATTTACTACCCGGAAAGGAGCAGCACCTGCAGTAGAACCCGCAAAGTCACCTATTTTGGCAACTACTGCGTCTACAGTACCGGAAATCGGAGAGATAATTTTTGACTGCGACTGTTGATCCTGTAGGGTTGCCAGCTTACGCTGCGTTGCTTCTAGCTGGCTCTTGGCATTCAGATACTGTACTTCAGAACCGATTTTTTGTTCCCACAACCTGCGTTGCTTTTCAAACAAAGTCGTGTTCAGTTCCAGCTGGGTTTTTACCTCCGCAATATTTGCTTTGGCGATCTGATCATCTATTTGTGCCAATGTCTGGCCTTTGCTCACCTGCTGTCCTTCTTTCACGTAAATAGCAGTGATCACACCTTGTGAACGGGGATACACATTCACGTTTTCACGGGCATCTACACTTCCCTGTACATCAATATAGTGTTCAAATACAGTATCAGCCACTGTAGTGATCACTACTGATTTTACTTTTTTGACAGAATCACCACCTAACTCTTTCTCAAGTGCGGTGATCTTTTTATCGATGTCTGCCTTCTGTTGTTTAAGTGTTTGCAGTTGCTGTGCTTTATCGCCACCACCGCCGCCACAGGCAGCCAGCATAAATGTTATAAACGGGATAGCGAAATATCTTTTGGTCATATAATGAGATTTAATAGAGCAGTTAATGATTAAAGCTT
Protein-coding regions in this window:
- a CDS encoding efflux RND transporter periplasmic adaptor subunit — translated: MTKRYFAIPFITFMLAACGGGGGDKAQQLQTLKQQKADIDKKITALEKELGGDSVKKVKSVVITTVADTVFEHYIDVQGSVDARENVNVYPRSQGVITAIYVKEGQQVSKGQTLAQIDDQIAKANIAEVKTQLELNTTLFEKQRRLWEQKIGSEVQYLNAKSQLEATQRKLATLQDQQSQSKIISPISGTVDAVVAKIGDFAGSTAGAAPFRVVNASNLKVVADVAEAYAGKVKTGDAVLIEFPDINKELRTKIGFAAKTIDPLSRTIRVEIPLQTDAVLRPNMIAKLRIVDYTANNSITIPVGVIQYSQGKPYVILAQGSGKNMTAKRKDIEVGRTYNDKAQVVSGLQAGDRVVTTGFQGLNDNDAIQL